The DNA region TGCCATGTTCAAGCAATACTGATTACTAAAATTATCCACAGGTTCTAGAGGTTTGACGCCTAAAACAGGAGCTCGGTTATGCATATTAGTATGAAACACAAACCACCCAAAAGTAGTAAATATTTATACCAAACTTAACGAACCATAAAACTAAATACTCACATCACTAATGGAAGGCTGCCTTTCAGGGACGTGCTTCCTTCCTTCTAAGGAATCCAGCATGGCTTCACAGCAGCTGGATGGATGAGacctgaaattttcaaaaagattaaaaaatccaTTACTAGAAACAAAATGTTGACAGTACTGGGGATTTTTTcatctgccaaaaaaaaaaaaaaaatcaagccttTAGCGCATACAATAAATAAAGCAGGATGGTGTCATTGCATAAGGTCTGTCCAGCTTATAAACAACAGCACCACATGAATCGGTAGAATGTTTCAGTTACAGCACGCACATTAGTATAATTTTGCAGTATCATTCTCAGCCCAAGAAATATTCTTCAGTCAGGGGGTGAGCAGCTACGCCACAGCTTTGTATGTTGGATTTAGCTGTGAATTTCAATGACActataaatattcaataaaaataacgaAAACTTCATGGCTTGGAGAAACCCTAATAGTGTTTTGGTACAGTTCACACGAAAAAACCACCAAACACGAAAATGATTGTTCTACATTTTCATTAACTAATTTATCTTATCTTACCGAACTATGATCATTAATTGAAGCACGGaattgagaagaagaagaacaaacagCCACCACTGGATCTTGCGCTACAAACCTTCTCAACTTTTCCATCACCGgcatttttgtttctctctctctctgtcgcCAAATTTCTGGTGTATTCTATCAGTTAAGGGATCTTTGAGGACGAGATCCTTTCTCTCCTACTCTTTAGTCTGTAACTTTATCTTCTTCTGAAGCTGGATGGACCCCCGAATGTTCAGGATCGTTGGAATTTCATATATGGGCCATTCTCCTCAAAGCCCAAAGTAAACTCCACTTAACTCAGAAGAAAGTtgttgagaatatgattatggttagtgtttttttttttttatatataaatattttaaagtaattttttttagtttttaaagtttatttttaacattattacattaaaaaaaattaaaaattttaaaaattattaatttcaaataaaaaattaaaattttatttctctaaaatttttattaatttcaaataaaaaattaaattataggcAGTGTCAAAAGAGCTATCATATAAAATgtacttatattttatttctctaaaataaaaaatatatatttatttactttttaaattagaaaCTTGGTAAAATCTATGAATTCATTACTATTTATTTGAGAATATGATAtaggttactttttaaaatatttttttagaaatatattaaaataatattattttagtttaggtttaaaatttatttttgatattatcatattaaaaccattaaaaaaaaaggaacttaaaaaaaaattaattaaaaaaaaaaaatactaaacaccacttatattttcaaattagaaTCAGTTGGCTATCATTGTCGGAACTATTTGTGGATAAATTGATACGCAGCCTATCAAACTGCATTTGCAAAAGTTTTGAGTAAAGAGGTCAGGCAGGTATCAATGATAATGATATTTCCGtgatcatcaacaccaccacaATATACTCGCTGGGCACTGTCCATTATCATGTTTTCTAATCTTTTAGAACAATTTGATAGGTGCCAAGCCGGCGTGATTCTGAGATACCTGGGATTACAGTTGAACATGTACACGAAATCaagcaaattaattaatcaaacagAAAGGTCAGTATTCAGATTAGAGGGGCGTAAAGTAGGGCGACTTTTAGCCCTGAATCTTGAAAAATTTCACTCCCATGACTACACATGATTGGCACATTTATATCGGAATTTACAGTTCTCTCAGACCGAGAGCATTACAGCACACCACCACCAAATCATGAATCCATTTCCTGAGAAGAGTCGGGCCGTGCCGTTACTAAAGAGGCTTTCTGCTTGAGTTTTTAAGGCTCACACCAAGCCACCTACCCGCCTGCCATGTTTAACTAATTACCACAACATTGAAGCAAGAGAGGGAAATAGCAGCAATACAATAGCAGCAATACTGCCTAATCGTTGCTATAGATAAATTGAATATACAGATGATCACCAAGAGAGATAACTGATGAGATCTTCTAGTGCCAGAACACGTTAAACCCAGAATATACACATGAACAACTCCTCACATCATCTATACAAGAGGTAACATcaagaagaagcaacaaatacaaaaaaaaaaaaaaaaaaaactacttacaTATGTAAGCAAATGGAACGCAATCACTTTCCCTTGTAAATCAATTTTTCACAAGTGAGAATTTTGGCTGGTGATCTAGAAAGGCAGCATCCAACCCACAGTCCATCCCAGCAGCAATCCAGCACCAACAAGACTCAACCCTAATGCAAAAGCAACAGCATACGTGCCAATGTCATGCTTTGGACGGCATCGCTTTCCTCGTTTACCCTTGGATGACTTTTGCCAACTCTTGCGCAGTTTCCTACCTTTCCGAGGAATCCATGGAAGAACTACAGGGAAGATATTAGACATGGGCTGGTCGCTATTCTTCATCTGGTAGTAAAGGGTTTCGAGCTGCAACAGTTGGAACCACTGCTTATATGCGAAAAGTTGAGAGGCTTGTTTGAAGAAGAGTTTGATGGTATGCTCCTTCTCAGCACAGGCTTGCTTTGCTACCTTCTCAGCTTCCCTTGCACGTGTCTGAGAGTGACGGAGTGCTTCCAGTAGTTGAGCCTTGCAAGGATCACCCTGAGAAACTAGTCCACTTTCTGCAGTTTCCATATTGGTTTTCGTAAAACTGTATTTCAGGTTGCAGGTAAGGGATTTGAACACCATGGATGATCAGCAGATACATGCACATAGTAGAATTGACATGTTAATAAACAGCTATATTAGCTTGACACATAATAGCAGAGAAGTAGTGCAGTAAAATAGGACATGTGTAGCAGTATTTGGCCAATAGATTGATGCATTTACATATCAGGCAGACCTATTCAAGAACAAATATCACCAGATGATACAAGCTAAGAAAATACTTGGATGACTGGTTAGAACCATGTTGTATTTGACCAATAGATTGATGCCTTTGTATATTGTACAGAACTAATGTATAACAAATACCACCACCAGATGATGTGATCTAAAAACATACCTGCATGCCTTGTCAGAATCACTTTGTGATAACCTGTCAGTTGAAGCCCTTTGTTTTCCAGGCATGCCTTCAAATTTGGGACAGCCCTGTACAGGATCAGTTGCAGAGGAGATGCAACCGCTTTGTTCCTTCCAATCCAAAGATGATGCCGGTGTATTATCATGCTGAAAAGATCCAGGGCGAGCACATGGGTATTTCCCAATGTTCATCTTCTGAGGTGGGGGGAGGTCACAATTCGTAATGTAATCAAGTGACTTCTGTGCAACAAAGGAGGCCAAGTCATCTTTATCCGTCACTCGCCACCATGGCATGTTCTTTTCACCCCCAATCCAAGCAGATTCTGGATCAAAACCATACTCACTGTCCTTTTGTGATTTGGGCCATCCGGTAGGTTCCATCTCTGTCGACTTGGAGTTCTTCCTTGCATCCTTAAGCTctttaaattcttgaaaatcCTTGTCATATAAAACTTTTAGCTCTTGCTTCTTAACATCATGATCTTTCATCACATAATCAGCAGGGATCATACAACATGAATCAAGAGAAGACTCGCTATTCTTGCTACCATCCACAAAAATGCTGTCTGTGTCATCTTGTTGGCAAAACTTGCTTTTAGAAGGTGAGTCTACAATGTCCGCTGTCAAGCTTTCCAACTCAGCTTCTAAGGCATTCAACTGCTCAAGTGTAAAACATTTTTGGTAACCATAGCTAGGTTGCAGTTGAAGCCACCATCTTGTATCGGGGGGTAGACTGGAATATGAGGGGTACCTTCTGAGAGGCATGAAACCTCCAGAAGATTGATCTGGCATATCTGCTGCACTTGTTGGTCCGCCATCCAATTGCTtagatgatgaagatgatgactgGCAGCAAGCTAGCTTGGGAGCTCTTTTTGCATCTTCTTGAACAAAACAGCGATTAGCCGTTCTTTGCCATACAGCCCTGGCTTCTGCTGCTGCCATCCCTGTCTTTTATTTCACACATCGACTATTTATAAGAAACTTTGATCACAATTCAGTGATTCTCCTACATAAGAGTACAAAATCTTTTTTAGCTCTACAGACAATGAAACTCAAAAGTGGAGGAAAATGTGGCAGTTAAAATGCAATGGAGAATAACGAGTCCTCTGGAATTAGATAATTTCAATAACAGCAAACATTAAATCATGCTCAGATACCAATTAATATAGCAATCAGTATTTTGGTACGCGTAATCAATGCTTATCCAAAGAAAGCATTGAACTTGAACAACCCCACACTGATACACTGACAGTAACACGAGTAGGAGCTTGTAGAGGATTCAAACGTTCTCGAGGAAGTTTTCATTATATAAAGTATGGTGGCGAGACTTCAGAAATACCAGACTGGTAACTAGAATCAGAGATTATACAAGAAGCTTTGCACAAAAAACTAGAGCATGCTGCTAAAACAATAACTGAACATAGGAGTGGATCTCTATTATATAAAAAGAGCAAATGAAACCAATGGCTAAAGCAGGAAACAAAACAAGACGATTTTATCATAGGAGATCCATCCACAAGAAAACACTTAAAAGATGCAAAATTCTTCTTAGTGTCATGCACAATTAAGCAAATTCCTTTCAAAAGCAATAGAAAACTTCCAAACTTTAAGCAAGGAATGCGTAGGTGCTAACGAGACTTGCAAATGTATGATTGGATGAAAGCAAATTGAGTGAGAGAATTTCATGAATCCCAATAAAATGACACAaactctctctcacacacacacaatcaTCAACTTATTATCCCCAAAGCACTCACTAAGCGTctcttttacaaaataataaactacAACTAACACAAGGTGGCTAAGGATATGGATTACAGTAAATTTCAACGAGATTATCTCACATTATTAGATGTAGAAGAAGCAAAATCAAAATCcttcaaagaaaattaaagcatGAACACTAGATTAggaaaaaacaaccataaaatcAAACAGCAAAAATACCGAAGAAATAAACTAACAAATCTGCCTCAATGTTAACATCCAAGTAGCAGTCAACTTATCCAAAGTAACCAGCCGACTagcagaataataataataaagcaaacaaataaataaagcgAGAAAAGGAAGAGTACaaaccagagagagagagagagagagagagaggatgtgGAGATTGAATCAGGCAAAAAAATGAGCGGAAATGATATGAGCAAGTGGTTGAAACTAGTGTCTGCCTGCGATATATTACTGTCCCTAATCAGCAGGCAAGCAGATCTAATTGTATTCAATTAACTGAGTACTCGCAGCAGAcagttttaaaatcattaagatGTTGAAACGATCCGTTTCGATTGGATTCGATTGTACTCGTCAAACCAAACAGATTGAATCCGATCACGAGTATTTTGTCAGGTTTTCTTCCAGTTATCATTCTCTATGATATCGTCTTCCACATGCTTTCTCTCTACTAACCCAGCTACTTTTCATTGAAGTCATCTTAAACGGCTCCGTTTCTATATGTTCCTTCTTAGCAAGCGTGGCCCACGTTTCCCATTTTGGCCTGAGGAGTTACTCCGTTCATCTTGCTAGTGGTTTTTCTCCCATGGTTATATTATAGAAGTCAAGCGGTTATCCATCGTTAACACGTGTCAGTTGATTAAGACGGCAAGTCGGCAATTGCCTAGGTGGGGTGTGGGTCCACCCCTTATTTTCGAGATAAGACCCTCCATCTTTATTTGGCTGTCCACCAAATGATAGGGCCGCCCAGGGAGAATCCAACCCCACAATCCTTTCGACTTGTACTAGGCCTAAATAAAAATCCACTACAGATACACTATGGTGGTGATTGGTAGCGAAGtagttgtgttttaaaataatatatatttttttaattttttaaaaaatatttttagtattaatatattaaaaatatttttaaatataaaaaatttaaaatttttaaaaatattgtttgaaatacatttttaaacaaatacgGTGTGTTTGAAACACCATGCcttatacaaattaaaacaagagagtttgagaaaacaaacatataGTAAGTGATctaataataagagtttaagaTTAAAAGGCTTGTTTTTCTTGTAGTCTCAAGTTCGAGTTATATGGTTGTTAATATAATGATTATTGAAGgcttatatagttattaattttaaaacccatgAGATTAGTGAAGATAAATATAAACTGATATAAACATtcctgttaataaaaaaaaaaagagaaaagagagagtttGAGGAAACAAAAGACATGGAAGTTTTACTattgtaatatatttaattgtcaGATTCAAAAAAGTGTCAAGaaacttgaaaaacaacaaagccaattttaaaattaagtctCTCCAATGCTCTTGCACTGGATGAACCGTAATCATTAGGGGTTATTTTATGGTAGAAGATTAAGATAATATATGAGtgaataataattgttttttaaggtatatttaatttaaaatatattaaaataatattattttaattttttaacatgttaaaaacaattaaaaaataatctgaaattaaaaaaataaactgaatttGAGCAGGTGATTAAAGAGTAGCACACGGGATAGGTATCCCGGGAGCGAGTGAACATTGTTTTCGGGCATGGTTCACGGTTGCTTGGGTTGACACTTGTGTAAGAAACCAGGTCTTCAATTAGAAAGAGTGCTCGTTAATCATGTGGCGGGTTGTGATTGGTTGGAGGGAGAAAAGGTCAAGATTCAAGGCAGATAAAGAATCTACCTAAATGCAACAAAAGCATGTTAGAGACGGAGCTCCCAAGATTAGAAATAGAGAGAAAACCACCGAGATTAATTGTATTATCCTTGATGCTTTTATGGCTGCTAGTTGAGTACGTGGCACCCACATCAGTCACCATCATCATGAAGTACGAAGATGCTGCTACGCTTATACCAAGGCAAGGTATGCTATAAATCACACGCGTTATCCCACTCATGCGCACTCCTCGCTGCAACTCCCAAATCTCCCCTTCTGatgttattttatcttgtcTAGTTAGTTAGTTGACATAGTGGTGGagctatatgtttttttttttttaaataaaaaggtaaattattaaaaaatattatattatataaatatatattagaaatcaattcaaaacatatatattaatttatatcaagtaaaattaatttaaaaatacttttaaactgaaaaaacttatattataattattctcttcgagtttttatatattgaaatcACTTCATAATAGCTTCATTATCAATCTTATTGAAGATATCTTTCTTAATGTATACAACCAAACTATCATTCATCTATTTATCTCCCATCATATTTCACAATCTACTCTTGACAATATGCATAGCAGAAAAAATTCTCTCCACTGTAGCAATTGCAACTAGTAGAAGTAATGACAATTTGATAAGCATATATActaatgaaaatatcaaattcttctttgtttgtACTATTTTCTCTGCAAGACTAGCAATACCTTCAATACCGAAGAACTCGTCATCACCAcgtagataaaaaatatatgtatcaaGTTGGTCACCAAGTACCATAAGGTCTACTATAGAGAATTCACTGGGATAAAAAAGAGCAGGGCGAAGaagtttttctttgttgaaagcAGAGAAAAAGTCACTTGGGTTTAAACATGCCACACAAAGAAGTAACTATGTTCTCATCTCAGTAAAACGATCATCCAACTCAGTTAGttgcatgtcaatgatattgttAAACAATTCATAACAAAAATGGTATAGGTTTGTAATCCATTGAGATTTTCGCCTTGAACACCCATGAAGCTTGTACTCATCATCCATATTTAGAATATCAATATCATGTTTGATGCAAAAGGATGACACTTCTTCCAATAAAGATTCGCAATCATTCTCTCTCATCATTTTGAATCgttcatttaatgttttcaataaactcaTAGCATTTTCTATATCttgatcttttctttgtaatgctTGTAAGAACTCATTAGTAACTGCTAGTGTCATTCTCAAACAATGAAgcatgaatataaaattaaatgattccaTAATATCTGTTAAAACGACTGCTTCTATTCTCTGTTCTGAGTTCATCTCATCCTCCCTTATAATCTCAAGCACATCAAGAACTGATGAAAACATTGCAAGTAAACGAATAATTGTAACATAGTGGGGGTATCAACATACCTTCTAAGAGAAGTTTCTTGATTCAAGCCTCGTCCACTAGAAATTTCTCCATTTTCAAGTCCTTCAATAATTCTAgcatattgtttttctctaatcaCCTCCATCCTTTTGCATGATGTTCCAACTATGTTTATAAtgctagaaataaaattgaagacatCTCTAACTTCATTATGCTTCTTTGTAACAACCACAATAGTCAATTGAAGTCTGTAAGCAAAAcaatgtacataatatgcatTTGGATTGCTATTTACAATAAGTGTTTTCAAGCCATTGAATTCAACTTGTATGTTACTAGCTCCATCATATCCCTGACCACGTAATCTTGATATGCTTAGCCCATGTTTAGAAAACAAAGCTTTAATAACTGCCTTGAGTGAACTAGCAGTTGTATCTCGCACATGTTGAATACCAAGAAAACGTTCAATTATATATCCATTGTTGTCTACATATCGTAGAACAACCATTTGTTCCTTGATTGATATGTCACGTGactcatcaattaaaattaaaaataataagtcaCCCAGATCTTTGATAATCACATTTGTAATCTCCTCGCAGCAGCTTGAGTAATGTCTTTTTGAATATCTGGAGAAGTCAATTTGTTATGTATAGGAGCCTTACTGAAAGTAACTTTTTTAATAGCTTCATTATttctgaaaagaaaatgcaaaagcTCTAGATAATTTTCATGGTTGCTTGAACATTCACATTCATCATGGCCACGAAATGGAAGTCCTTAGTGTAACAAAAAATAAGCACACTCTATTGAAGCATTCAATCGAGTTCGATAATCACTTTGACTCTTTACTGTTTGCTCAAATAACAAAGTCatgatactttgttttttattcatcaaattCTCACATTTTATCTGAGATGTATTGTGACTACTGTTAGACTTTCCAATATGAAGATcaaatatttccttttttttatcaatttgaaaACCCAACACCCATAAACGAATCAACACCCCCTTTTAACTTGAAGAGATAACAATACAAGCAAAAGACATCATTTTTGGCTATGTTGTACTCTAACCATGTTGGGTGTGCACCAAACCAAGCCAGATTAAAGCGCCATAgtgttgatatattttcaaattgtttttaagaaaaatcacaGTGTGAAGGTTAACAAGGATCTTTTTGTAGATAAGCTCTTCGGAAAAAAATATGTATCAAATGAGTATAATTTAGAAAGTTGAAGGACTAAACTGAGCTTTTTCACGAGAACTTTGAACCCACCACTTATTTTCAGTGCGTTTTTCACATTGGACTTTGTTCATTTAATCTTGTCCCTGGtcaataaatttgaataaattatcCTTTAATTTAGCCTCAAAAGGATATAatcatgcaagaaaaaaaatttgagtatcaaaacaaaaaaaattcacaatgaAATATGAGATGgtgaacaatgttttttttttttttttttcctataataaatttcttaattttgtatTTGAGGACGCAattgaaatcataaaataagTTGAAGACTCATTTTAATAGATAAATTTTGTAATCAAAATTGAAGTCGAGTTTTGGGCTCGTGAAACTCACTATTgctcatgaatttttttcttctcttctttttcgaTAAATGCTTATGAATACAAAACATAGAATTCTTCTACCTGAAATTTGGATTGGCCATACCTCATAGTTGACTGGCATTTGGGCTCTGAAAGTGAAAGCATGAGAAGAGTGATGCCATCCCACTTGGGCTCTGAGTGAAAGAAATGCTAG from Populus alba chromosome 14, ASM523922v2, whole genome shotgun sequence includes:
- the LOC118041233 gene encoding uncharacterized protein, with product MAAAEARAVWQRTANRCFVQEDAKRAPKLACCQSSSSSSKQLDGGPTSAADMPDQSSGGFMPLRRYPSYSSLPPDTRWWLQLQPSYGYQKCFTLEQLNALEAELESLTADIVDSPSKSKFCQQDDTDSIFVDGSKNSESSLDSCCMIPADYVMKDHDVKKQELKVLYDKDFQEFKELKDARKNSKSTEMEPTGWPKSQKDSEYGFDPESAWIGGEKNMPWWRVTDKDDLASFVAQKSLDYITNCDLPPPQKMNIGKYPCARPGSFQHDNTPASSLDWKEQSGCISSATDPVQGCPKFEGMPGKQRASTDRLSQSDSDKACSFTKTNMETAESGLVSQGDPCKAQLLEALRHSQTRAREAEKVAKQACAEKEHTIKLFFKQASQLFAYKQWFQLLQLETLYYQMKNSDQPMSNIFPVVLPWIPRKGRKLRKSWQKSSKGKRGKRCRPKHDIGTYAVAFALGLSLVGAGLLLGWTVGWMLPF